In Edaphobacter paludis, a single window of DNA contains:
- the egtD gene encoding L-histidine N(alpha)-methyltransferase, producing the protein MPPIAAFTETAPISATPDTTSHAVAAEARAGLTAHPRTLSPWLFYDEAGSHLFEQITQLPEYYLTRTERGILTAHADEILQQAANGDKDKQTLTLIELGAGTAAKTGVLLAAAVRRQGSVVYQPVDVSETALAVASRNIQANFPGVTVRCQVADYTREALPLDRLPNLRTLALYIGSSIGNFSPADAKSLLSNVRAQLLPGDKLLLGTDLGPSPQKSIDTLLAAYNDAAGTTAAFNRNVLTRLNRDLGADFDTDAFTHKAVWNPIHSRIEMHLESTRHQRVHIPANSAGPALTLTFEPGETIHTENSYKFTAAAIEALLAPAAFATTRIWHDPQHLFAVTLATAI; encoded by the coding sequence GTGCCACCTATCGCCGCCTTTACAGAAACCGCCCCGATTTCAGCAACTCCCGATACCACCAGCCATGCAGTAGCCGCTGAAGCACGAGCCGGGCTTACCGCCCATCCCCGCACCCTTTCTCCCTGGCTCTTCTACGACGAGGCAGGCTCCCATCTCTTCGAACAGATCACGCAGCTTCCCGAGTACTATCTGACCCGCACCGAGCGCGGCATCTTGACTGCCCACGCCGACGAGATTCTCCAGCAAGCCGCCAACGGCGATAAAGACAAGCAGACCCTCACCCTCATCGAGCTAGGTGCCGGCACCGCCGCCAAGACCGGAGTTCTCCTCGCCGCCGCCGTCCGCCGGCAGGGAAGCGTCGTCTACCAGCCCGTCGATGTCTCCGAAACCGCCCTCGCCGTCGCCAGCAGAAACATCCAGGCCAACTTTCCCGGCGTCACGGTTCGATGTCAGGTGGCCGACTACACCCGCGAAGCGCTCCCTCTCGACCGCCTCCCCAACCTGCGTACCTTGGCGCTCTACATCGGCTCCAGCATCGGCAACTTCTCCCCAGCCGACGCCAAATCTCTGCTCTCGAACGTCCGCGCCCAGCTCCTCCCCGGCGACAAGCTCCTGCTCGGCACCGACCTCGGCCCCAGTCCGCAAAAGAGTATTGACACCCTGCTGGCCGCTTACAACGACGCCGCCGGAACCACCGCCGCCTTCAATCGCAATGTACTGACCCGCCTCAACCGGGATCTCGGAGCTGACTTCGATACCGACGCCTTCACCCACAAAGCGGTCTGGAACCCCATCCACTCCCGCATCGAGATGCATTTAGAATCCACGCGCCATCAGCGAGTCCACATCCCCGCTAACTCCGCCGGTCCCGCCCTCACCCTCACCTTCGAACCCGGCGAAACCATTCATACGGAAAACAGCTACAAGTTCACTGCTGCCGCCATCGAAGCTCTCCTCGCCCCGGCTGCCTTCGCCACTACCAGAATTTGGCATGACCCTCAGCACCTCTTCGCCGTGACCTTGGCCACGGCCATTTGA
- a CDS encoding TonB-dependent receptor, whose product MRRLIRWTMLGLGMLPGIGLSALAQTAGAPAADPAPAAITVQAASGGTIKGTVKAGVVPLPGVAVTAANTLTGKKYATTTDIAGSFEMVIPRNGRYVVKAELAAFAVETKEVLLEGGKPEQVATFAMQLASRVARAEAQQAGTAGSGLGQGQGTQALSVTGDNNLSDASAGTGNAEVQMPTLSGLGSGDQATDSVAVSGQVGQTNGLANFNEDEIRQRVEDAVARARAQGGAAGDMANAVVGMLGGMMGGPGGGGGGGGRGGGGRGGGGGGGFRGFNPTQPHGAIFYQGGNGALNAAPFSVAQALGEPGAQVVKPSSMSNRFGVSFVGSPFIPGLVKASTKQFVFFNVTGQRNINPEIFNGTVPTLAERNGDFSALRQTLYDPATKQPIPGNNLKNAVTPISPQALALLNYYPAPNVPNASERNNYQTVTNAGQNSTSAALRYVRNFGQGGFAMMRRPAANAPKTLRQNINFNGSYAHSASDSRNIFLPLGGTTASEGYGVTAGYTIGYGKLTNNASINWNRSHATTQNYFTNGAVNPGAQAGVLVGNSTIQSNQFYYGVPTLSFGGSNAFTGLSNTAPNNSINQTISFSDFVSYRLKKHNMRYGVDIRRVHADTIGGTQVTPLGSFSFTGYATQNPASDCTASASVTCPVVPASGSGFADFLLGMPQQASVQAGLSKTYLRANVFDWYAQDDWRVLANLTLNFGLRYEYFSPYVEKNNHLVNLDHNANFTAVEAVQPDQKGTYSGSFPRSLVNPDRSMYSPRFGFAYRPKLKFLKETVVRGGYGINYNTGQYGTIAKQLANQQPFAVTQTNIAGQQGCGTFGQFTLAGAFNCSKAPVQNNFSANRDYRLGHVQIWDLDIQRTLPLGIVANVGYDGSKGGNLDMVRAPNRTATGLLIPGAQAFNYEDSLGYSRFEALRVNVRKRLQKGVSLQATYQYGHSIDNASSIGGGSQTVAQNDNDLNAEEGNSAFDVRHKLTGNWVFELPFGPNRMFFTKGGVWSKVTDGFSLSGDFTFASGPYYTPNYQLTVQETATGSNNSLRPNRNFGAPISGERRIGDWFNAAAFTAPAAGEFGTASRNSIEGPGTMVVDASLSRTIPLGETRSFEARVTAANALNIVQYSGIDTTLNSPTFGQVRGAAPMRSLTVFARYRF is encoded by the coding sequence GTGCGTAGATTGATTCGATGGACGATGTTGGGCTTGGGGATGCTGCCTGGGATTGGCTTGTCTGCCCTGGCGCAGACGGCGGGGGCACCGGCTGCGGATCCAGCTCCAGCTGCCATCACGGTTCAAGCGGCGAGTGGAGGAACGATTAAGGGAACGGTGAAGGCGGGAGTCGTGCCGCTGCCCGGTGTTGCGGTGACGGCGGCCAATACGCTGACGGGAAAGAAATATGCGACGACCACCGACATTGCGGGATCGTTCGAGATGGTAATTCCGCGCAATGGGCGATATGTGGTGAAGGCGGAGCTGGCGGCATTTGCGGTGGAGACGAAGGAAGTCTTGCTGGAGGGTGGCAAGCCGGAACAGGTTGCAACGTTTGCAATGCAGCTGGCCTCGCGTGTGGCGCGCGCAGAGGCGCAGCAAGCTGGGACTGCGGGATCGGGGCTGGGACAGGGACAGGGAACACAGGCTCTTAGCGTGACGGGCGACAACAACTTGTCGGATGCCAGTGCCGGTACAGGCAATGCGGAGGTTCAGATGCCGACGTTATCCGGATTGGGAAGCGGAGACCAGGCGACGGACTCGGTTGCGGTGAGCGGGCAGGTGGGCCAGACGAATGGGCTGGCGAACTTCAATGAAGACGAGATTCGGCAGCGAGTGGAAGACGCTGTTGCACGAGCGAGGGCGCAGGGTGGGGCTGCGGGGGATATGGCGAATGCGGTTGTGGGGATGCTGGGCGGAATGATGGGAGGTCCAGGCGGCGGCGGTGGGGGCGGAGGACGCGGTGGCGGTGGACGCGGTGGTGGTGGTGGGGGAGGCTTTCGCGGATTCAATCCGACGCAGCCCCATGGAGCGATCTTTTATCAGGGCGGTAATGGAGCTTTGAATGCCGCACCGTTCTCGGTGGCACAGGCGCTGGGTGAGCCTGGAGCACAGGTGGTGAAGCCGTCGTCCATGTCGAACCGGTTTGGTGTGAGCTTTGTAGGATCACCCTTTATCCCGGGACTGGTGAAGGCGAGTACAAAGCAGTTTGTGTTTTTTAACGTGACGGGGCAGCGGAATATCAACCCGGAGATCTTCAATGGCACGGTGCCGACGCTGGCGGAGCGGAACGGCGATTTCTCTGCACTGCGACAGACGTTATACGACCCGGCGACGAAGCAGCCGATACCCGGGAACAATCTCAAGAACGCTGTGACACCAATCTCGCCGCAGGCGCTGGCGCTGTTGAACTACTATCCAGCACCGAATGTTCCCAATGCGAGCGAGCGCAACAATTATCAGACGGTGACGAACGCGGGGCAGAATTCGACTTCGGCCGCGCTGCGTTATGTGAGGAACTTCGGGCAGGGTGGATTTGCCATGATGCGGCGACCAGCGGCGAATGCTCCCAAGACGCTGCGGCAGAACATCAACTTCAATGGAAGCTATGCGCACAGCGCCAGCGATAGCCGGAACATCTTTCTACCGCTGGGTGGGACGACGGCCTCTGAAGGATATGGTGTGACGGCGGGTTACACCATCGGCTATGGAAAGTTGACGAACAATGCTTCCATCAACTGGAACCGCTCGCACGCGACGACGCAGAATTACTTCACGAACGGGGCAGTCAATCCTGGAGCGCAGGCAGGCGTGCTGGTGGGTAATTCCACAATTCAATCGAACCAGTTTTACTATGGCGTGCCGACGCTGTCATTCGGCGGATCGAACGCCTTTACCGGGCTGAGCAATACGGCTCCGAATAACTCGATCAATCAGACGATCTCGTTCAGCGACTTTGTGAGCTACAGACTGAAGAAGCACAACATGCGTTATGGCGTGGATATTCGCCGCGTCCACGCCGATACCATCGGAGGCACACAGGTCACGCCGCTGGGCTCGTTCAGTTTTACGGGGTATGCGACACAGAATCCTGCCAGCGACTGCACGGCTTCGGCCAGTGTGACCTGCCCGGTCGTGCCTGCGAGCGGATCGGGATTTGCGGATTTTCTGCTGGGCATGCCGCAACAGGCTTCGGTGCAGGCTGGACTGAGCAAGACGTATCTGCGGGCAAATGTCTTCGACTGGTATGCGCAGGATGACTGGCGGGTGCTGGCAAACCTGACGCTGAACTTTGGGCTTCGCTATGAGTATTTCTCTCCGTATGTGGAGAAGAATAACCATCTGGTGAACCTGGACCACAACGCCAACTTTACGGCGGTGGAAGCGGTGCAGCCGGATCAGAAAGGGACGTACAGCGGCAGCTTTCCGCGATCGCTTGTGAATCCTGACCGCTCGATGTATTCGCCGCGGTTTGGGTTTGCGTACCGGCCGAAGCTGAAGTTTTTGAAAGAGACGGTGGTACGCGGCGGCTACGGGATTAACTACAACACAGGCCAATACGGCACGATTGCAAAGCAGTTGGCCAACCAGCAGCCGTTTGCGGTGACGCAGACAAACATTGCCGGGCAGCAGGGATGTGGGACTTTTGGGCAGTTTACGCTGGCGGGCGCGTTCAACTGCTCGAAGGCGCCGGTGCAGAATAACTTCAGTGCGAACCGGGACTATCGCCTGGGACATGTGCAGATATGGGACCTGGATATTCAGCGGACTTTGCCGCTTGGCATCGTGGCAAACGTGGGTTACGACGGATCGAAGGGCGGGAACCTCGACATGGTGCGCGCCCCGAATCGGACGGCTACAGGCCTGCTGATTCCGGGGGCGCAGGCGTTCAACTATGAGGACTCGCTTGGGTATTCGCGCTTTGAAGCACTGCGCGTGAATGTGCGTAAGCGGCTGCAGAAAGGCGTTTCTCTGCAGGCGACGTATCAGTATGGACACTCGATCGATAATGCTTCGTCGATCGGCGGTGGATCGCAGACCGTAGCGCAGAATGACAATGACCTGAATGCGGAGGAAGGAAACAGCGCCTTCGACGTTCGCCACAAGCTGACGGGCAACTGGGTGTTCGAACTGCCGTTTGGACCGAACCGGATGTTCTTTACGAAGGGTGGTGTGTGGTCAAAGGTGACGGATGGTTTTTCTCTCTCGGGAGACTTCACCTTTGCGAGCGGGCCATACTACACGCCGAACTATCAGTTGACGGTGCAGGAGACGGCCACGGGCTCCAACAATTCACTGCGCCCGAACCGGAACTTCGGCGCGCCGATCAGCGGCGAAAGAAGGATTGGCGACTGGTTCAATGCGGCGGCCTTCACCGCTCCTGCTGCGGGGGAGTTCGGCACGGCTTCGCGCAACTCAATCGAAGGGCCGGGAACGATGGTCGTGGATGCTTCGCTGTCGCGCACTATTCCGCTGGGCGAGACGCGGTCGTTTGAGGCAAGGGTGACGGCAGCGAACGCGTTGAATATCGTGCAGTACTCGGGGATCGATACGACGCTGAACTCGCCCACGTTTGGACAGGTACGCGGCGCGGCGCCGATGCGCTCGCTCACCGTATTTGCGCGGTACCGGTTCTAA
- a CDS encoding VIT1/CCC1 transporter family protein gives MRKTRNSDKIFTLSTAQIICLHYTTAMHQAAHGPHGQHTDSKHVEGHFESSATVRDIVIGLSDGLTVPFALAAGLSGAVASSHIVVLAGLAEIAAGSIAMGLGGYLAARGDAEHYISERHREEREIVERTRDEEEEIYEIFEQYSVDRASAEPVLNALKRNPNQWVNFMMRFELGLEEPPASRAHRSALTIAGSYIAGGVIPLLPYMLVSDNLAALKLSIIITLIALALFGALKGKLVGTGWLRSAIQTTLIGGAAAAVAYTLAHFLNSYHS, from the coding sequence TTGCGAAAGACTCGTAACAGCGACAAAATCTTCACGCTTTCCACCGCCCAAATCATCTGCCTGCACTACACTACGGCCATGCATCAAGCTGCCCATGGCCCCCACGGCCAACACACAGACAGCAAACACGTTGAAGGCCACTTCGAATCCAGCGCCACCGTGCGCGACATCGTCATCGGCCTCTCCGACGGCCTTACCGTCCCTTTCGCCCTTGCCGCCGGTCTCTCCGGAGCTGTCGCCTCCTCGCACATTGTTGTCCTTGCCGGCCTCGCCGAAATTGCCGCCGGCTCTATCGCCATGGGCCTCGGTGGCTACCTCGCAGCCCGCGGCGACGCTGAACATTACATCTCGGAGCGCCACCGCGAAGAGCGCGAGATCGTCGAGCGCACCCGCGACGAGGAAGAAGAGATCTACGAGATCTTCGAGCAGTATTCGGTCGACCGCGCCAGCGCCGAGCCGGTCCTCAATGCGCTCAAGCGGAATCCCAACCAGTGGGTCAACTTCATGATGCGGTTCGAGCTAGGCCTCGAAGAGCCGCCTGCGAGTCGCGCTCATCGCTCCGCTCTCACCATCGCCGGCTCTTACATTGCCGGGGGCGTCATCCCTTTGCTCCCCTACATGCTCGTCAGCGACAACCTCGCTGCGCTTAAGCTCTCAATCATCATCACTCTCATAGCCCTCGCCCTCTTCGGAGCGCTCAAAGGAAAGCTCGTAGGCACCGGCTGGCTCCGCAGTGCCATTCAGACCACTCTGATCGGGGGAGCCGCCGCCGCCGTAGCCTATACTCTGGCCCATTTCCTCAACAGCTATCACTCTTAA
- a CDS encoding VWA domain-containing protein: MNVKRVLGIARWFNYSAVLATVLTATSALAQQQSSAGTFTLKVQSDIVLTNVVVRDKKTGEVVKGLKASDFTILENGKPQKIASFDYQNVDEAAVLHEKTTVAGRATVAQLLNGDFASEPGALKDHRLIVMFFDLSSMQPEDIDRAVEAAQNYINKKMQPADLVAVVSLDTSLSMDQDFTADKAALLKAVGKYNGTEGTGLANGNEGGNSGGTADDASSFTADDSEYNSLNTDRELYAIRSIAKSLEKVDQRKSLLYFSGGLTRQGIENQASMRAATNEAVKANMAIYSVDSRGLEALPPVGSASTGSLRGTAAYSGGAMQSNLDANFGSQETLGTLASDTGGKAFFDSNDFAPAFQQIQHDTEAYYIVGFHSTNTARDGSYRHLTVKLNRADVKLDYRPGYYAPADFKHQKTEDREQALTEQMRSDLPATDVAVYLQALYFRLEDNRFFIPVSLIVPGSQIPFVKNGDRDKANIDVMGQVKDAQGIVVGNVRDTVKLALDSAQQVQRKNIQYSTGFTLAPGRYHLKFVVRENETGRMGSFETDIQVPDMRKSPLKLSSIVLASQRTPNTAKKAENPLVRDGVEWIPNIPHVFRQDQHLYFMYEVYDPAKQQGGAAPTETTGLKRRGGKQVRVLTSIEFMSNGVKVYETPLIVANAINIPERDAVGFQFDVPLTQLKPGTYVCQVNVIDDAGGSFSFPRLALKVQAPAPVSTAAVLTKTPSGTSPTP, encoded by the coding sequence ATGAACGTGAAGAGGGTTTTGGGAATAGCTCGTTGGTTCAATTATTCGGCGGTACTGGCGACAGTGCTGACGGCAACGTCTGCGCTGGCGCAGCAGCAGAGTTCGGCTGGGACCTTTACGCTGAAGGTGCAGAGCGATATTGTGCTGACCAACGTGGTGGTGCGCGACAAGAAGACTGGTGAGGTCGTGAAGGGGCTGAAGGCGAGCGACTTCACGATTCTGGAGAATGGCAAGCCGCAGAAGATTGCCAGCTTCGACTATCAGAATGTAGATGAGGCGGCGGTGCTGCACGAGAAGACGACGGTCGCTGGAAGAGCTACCGTTGCACAGTTACTGAATGGAGATTTTGCATCCGAGCCCGGAGCCTTGAAGGACCATCGCTTAATCGTGATGTTCTTCGACCTGAGCAGCATGCAGCCGGAAGACATCGACCGTGCGGTGGAGGCGGCGCAGAACTACATCAACAAGAAGATGCAGCCTGCTGATCTGGTGGCGGTAGTGAGCCTGGATACGTCGCTGAGCATGGATCAGGATTTTACGGCGGACAAGGCGGCGTTACTGAAAGCCGTAGGCAAGTACAACGGCACCGAGGGAACGGGCCTCGCGAATGGCAATGAAGGCGGCAACTCGGGCGGGACGGCGGATGATGCGTCGAGTTTTACGGCAGATGACAGTGAGTACAACTCCCTGAACACGGATCGCGAGTTGTATGCGATTCGATCCATTGCAAAGTCGCTGGAGAAGGTCGACCAACGGAAGAGTCTGCTGTATTTCAGCGGCGGTCTGACGCGACAGGGCATTGAAAATCAGGCGAGCATGAGGGCCGCTACCAATGAAGCGGTGAAGGCGAATATGGCCATCTACAGCGTGGATTCGCGCGGGCTGGAGGCGCTGCCACCCGTGGGGAGTGCATCGACAGGAAGCTTGCGAGGGACGGCTGCATATAGCGGCGGAGCGATGCAGAGCAATCTGGATGCGAACTTCGGATCGCAGGAGACGCTGGGGACTCTGGCAAGCGATACGGGCGGAAAAGCGTTCTTTGATTCGAACGATTTTGCCCCGGCATTTCAGCAGATTCAACATGACACCGAGGCTTATTACATTGTCGGCTTTCACTCCACCAATACGGCGCGCGATGGAAGCTACCGGCACCTGACGGTGAAGCTGAATCGCGCTGATGTGAAGCTGGATTATCGTCCGGGATACTATGCACCAGCGGACTTCAAACACCAGAAGACTGAAGATCGCGAGCAGGCACTGACCGAACAGATGCGGAGCGACCTGCCGGCGACTGACGTTGCGGTGTATCTGCAGGCGTTGTACTTCCGATTGGAGGACAACAGGTTTTTCATTCCGGTTTCGCTGATTGTCCCTGGGTCGCAGATTCCTTTTGTAAAGAATGGCGATCGCGACAAGGCAAACATCGACGTAATGGGGCAGGTGAAGGACGCCCAGGGAATCGTTGTGGGGAATGTTCGTGACACGGTGAAGCTGGCGCTCGATTCAGCGCAGCAGGTGCAGCGGAAGAACATTCAATACTCCACCGGATTCACGCTTGCTCCGGGACGGTATCACCTGAAGTTTGTGGTGCGGGAGAATGAGACAGGCCGGATGGGCAGCTTTGAGACCGACATTCAGGTTCCGGACATGCGCAAGAGTCCGTTGAAGTTAAGTTCGATTGTGCTGGCAAGTCAACGGACACCTAATACGGCGAAGAAAGCAGAGAATCCGCTGGTGCGGGATGGTGTGGAGTGGATTCCCAATATTCCTCATGTGTTCCGGCAAGACCAGCATCTTTACTTCATGTATGAGGTGTATGACCCGGCGAAGCAGCAGGGCGGCGCGGCTCCAACGGAGACCACTGGGTTGAAGCGACGCGGGGGCAAGCAGGTACGGGTACTGACGAGCATCGAGTTTATGAGCAACGGCGTGAAAGTGTACGAGACGCCGCTGATCGTGGCCAATGCGATCAATATCCCGGAGCGCGATGCGGTGGGCTTTCAGTTCGATGTGCCGCTAACCCAATTGAAACCGGGCACCTACGTCTGCCAGGTCAACGTGATTGACGACGCCGGCGGCAGCTTCAGCTTTCCTCGGCTGGCGTTGAAGGTGCAGGCCCCGGCACCCGTTTCGACTGCGGCGGTGCTGACAAAAACGCCGTCAGGAACGTCGCCAACGCCATAA
- the moaC gene encoding cyclic pyranopterin monophosphate synthase MoaC, whose translation MSEKLSHYDESGQAHMVDVSAKPETRREAVAVAFVELSEAVLAALPQNPKGDPLEVARFAGIQAAKRTSELIPMCHPLALSFVDVQATVVAGGVAIEATAATVSGTGVEMEAMVAASIAALTVYDMTKALDKGIRIREVVLVSKSGGKSGEYRRQPSK comes from the coding sequence ATGAGCGAAAAGCTATCCCATTATGATGAGTCCGGGCAGGCCCATATGGTCGATGTGAGCGCGAAGCCGGAGACGCGGCGCGAGGCGGTGGCCGTAGCGTTTGTGGAGCTGTCCGAAGCCGTGCTGGCAGCTCTGCCGCAGAACCCCAAGGGCGATCCGCTGGAGGTGGCACGGTTTGCCGGGATTCAGGCGGCAAAACGGACATCGGAGCTGATTCCGATGTGTCATCCGCTGGCATTGAGCTTTGTTGATGTGCAGGCCACCGTTGTCGCAGGCGGCGTTGCGATTGAGGCCACGGCGGCCACGGTCTCAGGGACCGGAGTGGAGATGGAAGCGATGGTCGCTGCTTCTATTGCTGCCCTGACGGTCTACGACATGACCAAGGCGCTCGATAAGGGCATCCGCATTCGCGAGGTGGTGCTGGTCAGTAAGAGCGGGGGAAAGAGTGGGGAGTATCGGCGTCAGCCGTCAAAATAA
- a CDS encoding thioredoxin domain-containing protein, whose product MLIRNTILAAAAAVMLAFMPHTMQAQFAGTGPRDNFRDTTVLRPPTGSKVAIIVFEDLGCPACAHAHPIERQVAEQYHVPLVRYDFPLAQHIWTFDGAVDARYLQDKVSPKLADEYRSAVFAAQMSISSKDDLRQFTDHWMQQHGQKMPPVIDPGGLLAREVQADYDLGKRLNVEYTPTLVVVTRNNYQVVGGTAEGPNDPTKLAGVVEGAIAQTKGAAAGHGDHAAAGR is encoded by the coding sequence ATGTTGATTCGCAATACGATATTAGCGGCAGCAGCAGCCGTCATGCTGGCTTTCATGCCTCACACCATGCAGGCGCAGTTTGCGGGAACGGGTCCTCGCGACAACTTTCGCGACACGACCGTTCTGAGGCCGCCTACGGGAAGCAAAGTTGCGATTATCGTGTTCGAGGACCTGGGATGCCCGGCCTGTGCGCATGCCCATCCGATTGAGAGGCAGGTGGCTGAGCAGTATCATGTGCCGCTGGTGCGGTATGACTTCCCGCTCGCACAGCATATCTGGACATTCGACGGCGCGGTCGATGCACGCTATCTGCAGGATAAGGTGAGCCCTAAACTTGCCGACGAGTATCGCAGCGCGGTCTTTGCGGCGCAGATGTCGATTTCGAGCAAGGACGACCTGCGGCAGTTTACGGACCACTGGATGCAGCAACATGGGCAGAAGATGCCGCCTGTCATCGATCCCGGAGGCCTGCTGGCCCGTGAGGTACAGGCGGATTACGATCTCGGCAAGCGGCTGAATGTGGAGTACACGCCGACTTTGGTGGTGGTGACTCGGAACAACTATCAAGTCGTAGGCGGAACCGCTGAGGGACCAAACGATCCGACTAAGCTTGCTGGTGTGGTGGAAGGCGCTATCGCGCAGACGAAGGGTGCTGCGGCTGGTCATGGAGATCATGCGGCGGCGGGGAGGTAG
- the egtB gene encoding ergothioneine biosynthesis protein EgtB translates to MAPAASLPAVTTLLTRYNAIRRATTHFCAPLSPEDLMVQSCPEASPVKWHLAHTTWFFETFVLREHVAAYKPFHPDFYWLFNSYYNSLGDMPEKKLRASFSRPPLDAILRYRAHVDAAIDRFLQQPVVEPAIQRITLGLHHEQQHQELIATDIKHAFFTNPLHPAYLEAPQSKNEAIAPPLEWSSFSPGLTQIGLATDPAGIYAFAFDNETPRHPVYIAPFALANRLVTCSEYLAFIDQNGYERPELWLSEGWTTMRAEGWHAPLYWQRDSNTKSGWRIYTLHGFQPLEHISETPVCHLSYFEADAYARWTAHRLPTEFEWEYAATHSVPAGGTQANLLESGNLHPISASHAPGLQQLFGDTWEWTQSGYTGYPGYKPLPGALGEYNGKFMSSQVVLRGGSCVTPATHIRPTYRNFFAPATRWQFSGLRLAKDLSR, encoded by the coding sequence ATGGCCCCTGCCGCAAGTCTTCCCGCCGTTACGACTCTTCTCACCCGCTACAACGCTATCCGCAGAGCGACTACCCACTTCTGCGCTCCGCTCTCGCCCGAAGACCTCATGGTCCAGTCTTGTCCCGAGGCCAGCCCCGTCAAATGGCATCTGGCCCACACCACATGGTTCTTCGAGACATTTGTCCTTCGCGAGCACGTCGCCGCCTACAAGCCCTTCCATCCCGACTTCTATTGGCTCTTCAACAGCTACTACAACTCCCTCGGCGATATGCCTGAGAAAAAGCTCCGCGCCTCCTTCTCCCGCCCTCCTCTCGATGCCATCCTTCGTTACCGCGCCCACGTCGACGCCGCCATCGACCGCTTCCTCCAGCAGCCTGTCGTCGAGCCAGCCATTCAGCGCATCACCCTCGGTCTCCATCATGAGCAGCAGCATCAGGAACTGATCGCCACCGACATCAAGCACGCCTTCTTCACCAATCCTCTCCACCCGGCCTACCTCGAAGCACCGCAGTCGAAGAATGAAGCCATCGCCCCGCCGCTGGAATGGTCCAGTTTCTCTCCCGGCCTGACCCAGATCGGACTTGCCACCGATCCTGCTGGTATCTACGCCTTCGCCTTTGACAACGAAACCCCGCGCCATCCGGTCTACATCGCTCCCTTCGCGCTCGCCAACCGCCTCGTCACCTGCTCCGAGTATCTCGCCTTCATCGACCAGAACGGCTACGAACGTCCCGAACTCTGGCTCTCCGAGGGCTGGACCACGATGCGCGCCGAGGGCTGGCACGCCCCGCTCTACTGGCAGCGCGACAGCAACACCAAATCCGGCTGGCGAATCTACACCCTGCACGGCTTTCAGCCGCTCGAACACATCAGCGAAACCCCGGTCTGCCATCTCAGCTACTTCGAAGCCGACGCCTATGCTCGCTGGACCGCCCACCGCCTTCCCACCGAGTTCGAGTGGGAATACGCCGCCACCCACTCCGTTCCGGCTGGTGGCACCCAAGCCAATCTTCTCGAGTCGGGCAACCTGCATCCCATCTCGGCCAGCCACGCTCCCGGTCTCCAGCAGCTCTTTGGCGACACATGGGAGTGGACTCAGTCCGGCTACACCGGCTATCCCGGCTACAAACCCCTCCCCGGAGCACTCGGCGAGTACAACGGCAAGTTCATGTCCAGCCAGGTCGTCCTCCGCGGAGGCTCCTGCGTCACCCCGGCGACCCACATTCGACCCACCTATCGCAACTTCTTTGCCCCAGCCACCCGCTGGCAGTTCTCCGGGCTGCGCCTCGCTAAAGACCTCAGTCGATAG